TTTAATCAGAATATTGTCCAGAACATAGCTCGCCAATACCTGCTCATGTCCTTCCCTGGATATTCTTTTAGCCGTTTTGTCAATAATTGAATTAGGTAAAGCAGGAAGAATTTTTGTTTCCAGTTGGTAATAAGCATTTAAATATTCCTTAGTGAGCTGGATCTCCTTTTGCTGCAACGCATTGAAATTTCCTACAGGCTGTAGATAAATGATGTTTTTTCCGGGCTCAGGTTTTATTTTTTTTGACTTCTGAAAGTCTTCAAATTGCTGAAATTTTTCATCGTGGCTGTACCTCCAGCTTCCCGGTTGGGGATCAGAAAGTTTTACATCATTGATGGCGATTGTTTCCAGATAAGACTTTTCCTTCTTCTGGCAGGAGAAAAGGAAAATAAAAATAACTGCATAAAAAATACTATTATATTTTACCTGGTTCATAAAAGAACAGCAGCTTCTTTTTGGCTCCGTCAAATTCAGACCACGAATTGCAGTCGATCTCAAAGCCTGCTACCCCGCAGGTGGGAAAGTGAAAAATATCTTCCGAAATAGAATTGGCAAAGTTTGAAATACCATTGTTATGAGAGAACAGGGCTACAGAATTTATATGGTCATCCAGCTCGTAGATCACAGATTCAAAATTTCTTTCCGAGGGATTATACAGTTTATCTGCTGTTGACATATTCAGCTGATAGGTCTGGTTAAAGATCCTGCAGGTATTCAGTGCACGGACCGCCGGGCTGGATACCAGATAATCGATAGAAATATTCTTGTTTTTCATGAATCTGGACATGTTCATAGCGTCCTGCAATCCCTTATCTGCCAGGGGTCTGTCAAAATCTTCCGTTTCTTCCGGCCAGTCGCTTTTTGCATGTCTCACGAGGATGAGTTTCTTCATACTTTCGTTTTTTGGAAGATTAAAATTATAAAAAAAATAATGGAATAAAACATGATTTTTATAAAAAAACTGCGTTATGAATAAAATCAGTAAATTTTACTAAATTTGCAGACTTATGGGACAGATCCTTGCAATAGACTATGGAAAAGTGCGCTGCGGTATTGCCGTAACAGATGATATGCAGA
This region of Chryseobacterium vaccae genomic DNA includes:
- a CDS encoding SixA phosphatase family protein, with the protein product MKKLILVRHAKSDWPEETEDFDRPLADKGLQDAMNMSRFMKNKNISIDYLVSSPAVRALNTCRIFNQTYQLNMSTADKLYNPSERNFESVIYELDDHINSVALFSHNNGISNFANSISEDIFHFPTCGVAGFEIDCNSWSEFDGAKKKLLFFYEPGKI